Proteins from a single region of Chaetodon trifascialis isolate fChaTrf1 chromosome 10, fChaTrf1.hap1, whole genome shotgun sequence:
- the LOC139337148 gene encoding galanin receptor 2b, with protein MAIPNTYELIFACTCGVILCIGLCANLLVFSLFAKYNTLRKNRLDILLFSMTLADFLTLLLIPFTLHSAVSQTWPLGDTSCKVYQFLLAFSLAASTYSLCAVSMTRAMIITNPYQPPTMDLVILMFVVVWAFSFFISLPLRMFATADSVGPNLPNLTFCLPTIHEHHYEVILSQFVLYYFVPMLVIAFNYVRLALFLHKSPVMSVSSAKNTRRASVMVFLAAATFSVCWLPGYVLELCLYLGLYRHGQAWEMFYFICTVLQYLHPCINPVLYVLLSKRYRHRRAAWLFRCNRNRVQPQVTSVTTDSF; from the coding sequence ATGGCTATTCCCAACACTTATGAGCTGATCTTTGCCTGTACCTGCGGAGTGATCCTGTGTATTGGGCTCTGTGCCAACCTGCTGgtcttctctctgtttgccAAGTACAACACCTTACGTAAGAACCGCCTCGACATCCTCCTATTCAGCATGACTCTGGCTGACTTCCTCACCCTGCTGCTCATCCCCTTCACCTTACATTCTGCCGTAAGCCAGACGTGGCCTCTGGGTGACACCTCCTGCAAGGTCTACCAGTTCCTGCTGGCCTTCAGTCTGGCAGCCAGCACCTACTCGCTGTGTGCCGTTTCCATGACTCGCGCCATGATCATCACCAACCCGTACCAGCCACCCACCATGGACCTGGTTATCCTCATGTTTGTCGTGGTCTGGGccttcagcttcttcatcaGCCTGCCTCTGCGTATGTTTGCCACCGCGGACAGCGTGGGCCCAAACCTGCCAAACTTAACCTTCTGCCTTCCAACCATTCATGAACACCACTACGAAGTGATCCTAAGCCAGTTTGTACTTTACTACTTTGTTCCAATGCTAGTCATCGCCTTCAACTATGTCCGGCtggctctttttctccacaAGAGCCCTGTAATGTCGGTGTCCAGTGCCAAGAACACCCGCCGTGCATCTGTCATGGTGTTCTTGGCTGCTGCTACCTTCTCGGTGTGCTGGCTGCCTGGTTATGTGCTGGAGCTATGTTTGTACCTCGGTCTGTATCGCCATGGACAGGCTTGGGAGATGTTTTACTTCATCTGTACTGTGCTGCAGTACCTGCACCCCTGTATTAACCCTGTGCTCTACGTGCTGCTGTCAAAGCGTTATCGCCACAGGAGGGCAGCCTGGCTCTTCAGATGTAACAGGAATAGGGTGCAGCCACAGGTCACCAGTGTCACCACAGACAGCTTTTAA